Proteins from one Coregonus clupeaformis isolate EN_2021a chromosome 25, ASM2061545v1, whole genome shotgun sequence genomic window:
- the LOC121539734 gene encoding HEAT repeat-containing protein 4-like, with protein sequence MDLVKRTKSKVGRLQNLKGQQLYRQLLNNATCGLTFSKDVIWEMGSDSIPYSQADFHWLFNASGPLAPSPKLKSTGIKSLKCIPLHPSPQDPAKNRGFRDPPSMLPELQISQLAPLTAKDSFTLPSHQGGLLDSFKRTGLRGVSNVYNCLEEASTGGREDRLKSCHWDEFVLKKLSKTTAQWIVSQQIPNQCQNKTRLQSLLRSQYGSASATDLVNEEPMCEEDFCSYQDLHKQTEKQRALQSSKAETPLPVYYRVQGYSLPPACSDEPGGMNQTANTVAVKHIETPQPPRLQDSLNPRAGSHVLHTENNFEQEIFSGIAKQVHQRDPRNHDRIIMDNNSEYQKNLQDFFPCGPDKWTKASAATMHNETQGMRRVEKGARRWVDLPTTADYATEVGLRPPDYSGKDTEVPRQQPLYNPMPELSSLRYAVEGWRSAWKIRWSPCH encoded by the exons ATGGATTTGGTAAAACGCACCAAATCAAAGGTGGGCCGCCTACAAAATCTGAAAGGCCAGCAGCTCTACAGACAACTCCTCAACAATGCCACCTGCGGTCTCACCTTCTCCAAAGATGTTATATGGGAGATGGGGTCAGACAGTATACCTTACAGTCAAGCTGACTTCCACTGGCTTTTCAATGCCTCTGGACCTCTGGCACCAAGTCCCAAGCTGAAGAGCACAGGGATAAAATCGTTGAAATGTATCCCCCTTCATCCTTCACCTCAGGATCCTGCCAAGAACAGAGGCTTCAGAGACCCTCCCTCTATGCTCCCTGAATTACAAATATCCCAACTTGCTCCATTAACTGCCAAAGACTCCTTTACACTGCCTAGTCACCAGGGGGGGCTCTTAGATTCCTTTAAAAGGACAGGACTACGAGGAGTTTCTAATGTTTACAACTGTCTAGAGGAAGCATCTACAGGAGGCAGGGAGGACCGTTTAAAGAGCTGCCACTGGGATGAGTTTGTGCTAAAGAAGCTGTCCAAGACCACAGCCCAGTGGATAGTGAGTCAACAGATTCCAAACCAGTGCCAGAATAAGACTCGGCTGCAGTCACTGCTGAGGAGTCAGTATGGTTCGGCCAGCGCCACAGATCTAGTCAATGAGGAGCCCATGTGTGAGGAGGATTTCTGCAGCTACCAAGATCTCCACAAGCAGACTGAGAAGCAGCGGGCTCTTCAGAGCAGCAAGGCTGAGACACCTCTTCCTGTATACTACAG GGTGCAGGGCTACTCTCTTCCCCCTGCATGTTCTGATGAGCCTGGGGGTATGAACCAGACTGCCAACACTGTAGCAGTCAAGCACATTGAAACACCTCAACCTCCTCGTCTTCAGGATAGCCTCAACCCCCGTGCTGGAAGCCATGTCTTGCACACAGAGAACAACTTTGAACAGGAAATATTTTCTG GAATAGCCAAACAGGTACATCAGCGTGATCCACGGAACCACGATCGCATCATCATGGACAACAATTCAGAGTACCAAAAGAACCTTCAAGACTTTTTCCCCTGTGGTCCAGATAAGTGGACGAAGGCTTCAGCAGCAACCATGCACAATGAGACACAAG GAATGCGACGGGTGGAGAAAGGTGCTCGGCGGTGGGTGGACCTGCCTACCACTGCTGACTATGCCACAGAGGTGGGTCTGAGACCTCCTGACTACAGCGGGAAAGACACAGAGGTGCCCAGACAGCAACCCCTCTACAACCCTATGCCTGAGCTCTCCTCCTTACGCTACgcagtggagggatggaggagcgCCTGGAAGATCAGGTGGTCTCCTTGTCATTAA